The following proteins come from a genomic window of Pseudochaenichthys georgianus chromosome 17, fPseGeo1.2, whole genome shotgun sequence:
- the LOC139435587 gene encoding uncharacterized protein: protein FVSTVFVKFDDEKVGTNRRKRFPSTSGYSDRDDERIRKGKLRKQFPLKLAWACTIHKVQGLTVDKAVVSLKIIFESGQAYVALSRVKSLNGLTIQDFKDSAIYCKENIQDSLDGMPPFVSCATTPSQGTHSFSIFSMNVQSLDRHLPDLTVAIQPFDYSCVAVTDTWLTETVANHTARIEKYTFHSVPRCKAYNSTDAVLKTIKDQQQVGVCIYCQDQLEYTILDIPNVNLECIASHFTRENVIVVVLYRPQTYPLPLFKLNMKLLTSFLNTRSDNVVILGDFNHDQLKSLSMSSFMEQLGYLQLVSEPTTEKGTLIDHVYGKHTSNYLTETKVIPMYFSTHEAVQCLLTKNT, encoded by the coding sequence tttgtgAGCACTGTGTTTGTGAAATTCGATGACGAAAAAGTGGGTACTAACAGAAGGAAGCGTTTCCCTTCAACTAGTGGCTACTCAGACAGAGATGACGAAAGGATACGCAAGGGAAAATTGCGTAAACAGTTTCCTTTGAAACTAGCATGGGCTTGCACAATCCACAAGGTGCAAGGGTTAACTGTTGACAAAGCAGTCGTTTCGCTTAAAATAATCTTTGAGTCAGGCCAGGCATATGTTGCTTTAAGCCGCGTCAAAAGCTTAAATGGGTTGACAATTCAGGactttaaagacagcgccatATATTGCAAAGAGAATATTCAGGATTCCCTTGATGGCATGCCGCCATTTGTATCCTGTGCTACTACACCCTCACAGGGAACACACTCATTCTCCATATTCTCAATGAATGTACAAAGTTTAGACAGACATTTACCTGATCTAACGGTGGCAATTCAGCCATTTGATTACAGTTGTGTGGCTGTAACGGACACATGGTTAACTGAAACTGTTGCAAATCACACTGCACGGATTGAGAAATATACGTTTCACAGTGTGCCACGTTGCAAGGCATACAACTCAACTGACGCTGTTTTGAAAACAATTAAAGACCAACAACAAGTCGGAGTTTGCATATATTGTCAAGACCAGTTAGAGTACACCATTTTGGATATTCCAAATGTGAATTTAGAATGTATTGCCTCGCATTTCACCAGGGAGAATGTGATTGTTGTGGTTCTTTACCGCCCACAAACATATCCATTGCCTCTGTTCAAACTAAACATGAAGCTGTTGACCAGTTTCTTAAATACTAGGTCAGACAATGTAGTCATTTTGGGAGACTTCAACCATGATCAGCTCAAGTCATTGTCCATGTCATCCTTCATGGAACAACTAGGTTACTTGCAGTTGGTATCCGAACCCACAACAGAAAAGGGAACATTGATCGATCATGTATATGGGAAACACACAAGCAATTATCTCACAGAAACAAAGGTTATCCCGATGTATTTCAGTACTCATGAGGCAGTTCAATGTTTATTAACAAAGAACACCTGA
- the LOC139435575 gene encoding uncharacterized protein, producing MQVKRDKMEGLPSHNDLMTCLTSTTTHIPQLLDVMASNPTTATRTLLYGYMTLHWSCIYGHRPGVYSNMTNAEVRKADTTGTAFGYLVHVSNHKTANAFGEAQLYLTVEEFGWMKRWLEIKGTLTCTQSRYFLYTEGKNPFRKLAYSLRLAWADVGLRSPINFTDLRTVHADNAKRFQDKGNRQRVSDFMCHNTATADTFYANNPSLKEAADIRLLFTESLQAAAAASTAAAAGNEDTFAGIDIDSDNSGEEHSPAPYQDSLPRHVPKRDQSLAEHNPSDMGEERVPYSAPTSPTVASDQLVNMQCVVVISPLVNTLYPV from the exons atgcaagtgaagcgtgacaagatggaaggtctgccgagccacaacgacctaatgacatgcttgacttcgaccaccactcacatccctcagctcctggatgtgatggccagcaatccgactaccgcgacccggacactgctctatgggtatatgactcttcattggagctgcatttatggccaccgtccgggggtctactccaacatgaccaacgccgaggtccgaaaggcggatacaactggcactgccttcggctacctggttcat gtaagtaaccacaagacggccaacgcgttcggggaggcgcagctgtacctcaccgtagaagaatttggatggatgaagaggtggctggaaattaagggtacgctgacctgcacccagagccgttactttctgtacacagagggaaagaacccgttcaggaagcttgcctactccctgaggttggcatgggctgatgtggggctccgcagtcccattaacttcaccgacctccgcacagtccacgccgataatgcgaagaggtttcaagacaaaggcaaccgccaaagagtgagtgatttcatgtgtcacaacactgcaactgcggacacattttacgcgaataatccttctttgaaggaggctgcggacattcggttgctcttcacagagtcactgcaagcagcggcggcggcatcgacagcagcagcagcgggaaatgaagacacttttgcgggtattgacatcgacagtgacaactctggagaggagcacagcccggctccctaccaagactccctaccaagacatgtcccgaagagggaccagtcactggccgaacacaacccctcagacatgggtgaagagagggtgccatactctgccccaacttcacccactgttgccagtgatcaacttgtaaatatgcagtgtgttgttgtaatcagtccccttgtaaatacgttatatcctgtttga